One genomic region from Muriicola soli encodes:
- a CDS encoding DUF6544 family protein, producing the protein MKLLLTILLLVHGLIHLLGFLKAFELGQYPMLNAHIGRAQGIFWLLGCLFILSTAVAFYFNQKLWPWLGLIALIISQILISLHWSDTKYGAWFNLILVCIVVPGIGEYVFDKRVSAEVKSLNDSKKIHFMNEEDTINPKFLPPIVSQWLKNSGGIHSDTISRVHLLQKGRLRTKPDGKWMPFEAEQWFSIPEPAFLWKTRVQMFGPFFLTGRDKLITGKGSMEISLLSLIPVVNARDEKGIDEASMTRFLAEISWFPSAITQPYISWEALGPYAAEATFTYEGQSTSGVFTFNEQAEPISFEAMRYMKTGENAKREKWKIRNLSFTSFQGIRIPIKSEVVWELEEGEYHWLTLEISEINYD; encoded by the coding sequence GTGAAACTATTGTTAACCATTCTGCTGTTAGTTCACGGTCTAATTCATCTTCTGGGATTCCTAAAAGCCTTTGAATTAGGTCAATATCCTATGCTTAATGCACATATTGGTAGAGCCCAGGGGATTTTCTGGCTCCTAGGATGCCTCTTTATACTCTCCACTGCAGTTGCATTTTATTTTAACCAAAAGCTTTGGCCATGGCTGGGTCTGATCGCCCTAATTATCTCGCAAATCCTGATTTCCTTACACTGGTCTGATACAAAATATGGGGCGTGGTTCAATCTGATCTTAGTCTGTATTGTTGTCCCTGGAATTGGAGAGTATGTCTTTGATAAGCGAGTTTCTGCCGAGGTTAAAAGCCTAAATGATTCTAAAAAGATCCATTTTATGAATGAGGAAGATACCATCAATCCAAAATTTCTTCCGCCAATCGTAAGTCAGTGGTTAAAAAACTCAGGTGGTATTCATTCAGATACAATTTCAAGGGTACATCTACTCCAGAAAGGTCGTTTGCGGACCAAACCAGACGGGAAGTGGATGCCCTTTGAAGCCGAACAGTGGTTTTCGATTCCGGAGCCTGCATTTCTCTGGAAAACCAGGGTACAGATGTTCGGTCCGTTTTTCCTGACCGGACGCGATAAACTCATAACGGGCAAAGGATCCATGGAAATTTCCTTACTCTCCCTTATCCCTGTGGTAAACGCCAGGGATGAAAAAGGGATAGACGAGGCCAGCATGACCCGCTTTCTGGCCGAGATATCCTGGTTCCCTTCTGCAATAACTCAGCCATACATCAGTTGGGAAGCACTGGGACCATACGCTGCTGAAGCCACTTTTACCTACGAAGGCCAAAGTACCTCAGGAGTTTTTACCTTTAACGAACAGGCAGAGCCGATCTCCTTCGAAGCGATGCGCTATATGAAAACCGGGGAAAATGCAAAACGAGAAAAGTGGAAGATCAGAAACCTGTCTTTTACCTCATTTCAAGGAATCAGGATTCCCATTAAATCGGAAGTTGTCTGGGAGCTGGAAGAGGGCGAATATCATTGGTTGACACTTGAAATATCTGAAATCAATTATGATTGA
- a CDS encoding ABC transporter ATP-binding protein, with protein MKHVLEARLINKIFRKPVDFHVLKDINFKVREGEFASIMGKSGSGKSTLLYILSTMDTDYSGELYLNNELITGKSHQILSKIRNEHIGFVFQFHYLLSEFTVLENVMLPAKKLAIKPHSEIQKDAMEKLEMLNIGNLAFKRASRISGGEKQRVAIARALINNPTILMGDEPTGNLDSYNADNVLSIFKELKEQQGLSLLVVTHDLDFAKSTDRIIEMEDGKIVSA; from the coding sequence ATGAAACATGTATTGGAGGCCAGGCTAATTAATAAAATCTTTCGTAAACCCGTGGATTTTCACGTATTGAAAGACATCAATTTCAAGGTTAGAGAAGGTGAGTTTGCTTCCATTATGGGTAAATCCGGATCAGGAAAATCAACACTGCTGTATATCCTTTCCACCATGGATACGGATTACTCGGGGGAATTGTACCTCAACAACGAACTGATCACCGGTAAATCACACCAGATACTTTCCAAGATAAGAAACGAGCATATAGGCTTCGTCTTTCAATTTCATTACTTACTTTCCGAATTCACAGTTCTGGAGAACGTAATGCTCCCGGCAAAAAAATTGGCGATAAAACCTCACTCGGAAATTCAAAAAGACGCCATGGAGAAACTCGAAATGCTAAATATTGGAAATCTGGCCTTTAAAAGGGCTTCGAGGATCTCAGGTGGGGAAAAACAACGGGTTGCCATCGCCAGGGCCTTAATCAACAATCCCACAATCCTAATGGGGGATGAGCCTACAGGAAACCTTGACAGTTACAATGCAGACAATGTGTTGTCTATCTTTAAAGAGCTAAAAGAGCAACAGGGGCTTTCCCTTCTCGTTGTTACACACGACCTCGATTTTGCTAAGAGTACTGACCGGATCATAGAAATGGAGGATGGGAAAATTGTAAGTGCCTAG